A stretch of the Acidimicrobiales bacterium genome encodes the following:
- a CDS encoding alpha-ketoglutarate-dependent dioxygenase AlkB — MTIQPTLQGSLFGAAEPHITGPLPDERTDLDHEAWIVRVPGWIGGDHTLLDHLTETTSWHSGRRPMYDRMVDVPRLTASIPKSGPGHPVLREVTAALRSRFDERMDRIGLALYRDGRDSVAPHGDTVAREMHSSTMAIVSCGAPRRFLLSPVGGGASVSFDLGHGDLLVMGGTIQRTWRHGVPKTNRAVGPRMSIMFRPRWETGIAQRPTASRL; from the coding sequence TTGACCATCCAGCCCACCCTCCAGGGGTCGCTGTTCGGTGCCGCCGAGCCGCACATCACCGGGCCGTTGCCCGACGAGCGGACCGACCTCGACCACGAGGCGTGGATCGTGCGGGTGCCCGGCTGGATCGGCGGCGACCACACGCTGCTCGACCACCTGACCGAGACCACGTCCTGGCACTCGGGCCGACGACCCATGTACGACCGCATGGTCGACGTCCCTCGCCTCACCGCGTCGATCCCGAAGAGCGGACCCGGTCACCCCGTGCTGCGCGAGGTCACCGCAGCCCTGCGTTCCCGGTTCGACGAGCGCATGGACCGGATCGGGCTCGCCCTCTACCGCGACGGCCGCGATTCTGTGGCACCGCATGGCGACACGGTCGCCCGGGAGATGCACAGCTCGACCATGGCCATCGTGTCGTGCGGGGCGCCGAGGCGATTCCTGCTCTCGCCGGTCGGCGGGGGAGCGTCTGTGTCGTTCGACCTCGGTCACGGCGACCTGCTCGTCATGGGCGGCACCATCCAGCGCACCTGGCGCCACGGCGTCCCGAAGACCAACCGGGCCGTCGGCCCTCGAATGTCGATCATGTTCCGACCCCGCTGGGAGACCGGAATCGCTCAGCGACCGACGGCTTCCCGGCTGTAG